One stretch of Mustelus asterias chromosome 21, sMusAst1.hap1.1, whole genome shotgun sequence DNA includes these proteins:
- the paqr7b gene encoding membrane progestin receptor alpha-B has product MATVVMEQIGRLFINIQQIRQIPSLVEQSIPSLPCTVKDCEVPQIFREPYIYSGYRPVEQNWRYYFFTLFQRHNESVNVWTHLIAALVILLKLQELSETVAFLSDPHALPLLILFLSAFTYLTFSSLAHLLHSRSEFAHYSFFFMDYVGVAIYQYGSALVHYYYSVEEEWYHIIKTFYLPMSTMLAWMSCVGCCYSKSNAKVLHPRTRKLYQIVPAGLAYALDISPVVHRMYNCHSTGCTDSTIWYHTGQIIFFLISAHFFSYPHPEKWFLGKCDIFLQGHQIFHIFMVLCTLAQLEAIQLDYKHRRHFFQVFHRDCTWSVVTSFAFIISSSIATAVYMRHLIKIKLANKDK; this is encoded by the coding sequence ATGGCAACAGTTGTGATGGAACAGATTGGCAGACTCTTCATCAACATCCAGCAGATACGTCAGATCCCGAGCTTGGTGGAGCAGTCCATTCCCAGCCTGCCGTGCACAGTGAAGGATTGTGAAGTGCCGCAGATCTTCCGGGAACCCTACATCTACTCAGGCTACCGGCCTGTGGAGCAGAACTGGCGTTACTACTTCTTCACCCTGTTCCAGCGGCACAATGAGTCTGTCAATGTTTGGACCCACCTGATTGCTGCGCTAGTCATTCTCCTCAAACTTCAGGAGCTCTCCGAGACGGTGGCCTTTTTATCTGATCCCCACGCACTGCCACTGTTgattctcttcctgtctgccttcACCTACTTAACTTTTAGCTCTCTGGCCCATCTCTTACATTCTCGCTCAGAATTTGCCCACTACTCCTTCTTTTTCATGGACTATGTTGGCGTGGCCATCTATCAGTATGGTAGTGCACTGGTTCATTACTACTACTCTGTTGAAGAGGAGTGGTACCACATCATCAAAACATTCTACCTTCCAATGTCTACCATGTTGGCTTGGATGTCCTGCGTGGGGTGCTGCTACTCAAAGTCCAATGCCAAAGtactgcatcccaggacacgcaAACTCTACCAGATAGTGCCAGCAGGGCTGGCCTATGCGCTGGATATTAGCCCTGTGGTACACCGGATGTACAATTGCCATTCCACTGGCTGCACTGACTCCACCATTTGGTACCACACAGGCCAGATCATCTTCTTCCTCATAAGTGCTCATTTCTTCTCTTACCCTCACCCAGAAAAGTGGTTCTTGGGAAAGTGTGACATCTTCCTCCAAGGGCACCAGATTTTCCACATCTTCATGGTTCTGTGTACCCTGGCCCAATTGGAGGCTATCCAGTTGGATTACAAACACAGGCGGCACTTCTTCCAAGTCTTTCACAGGGACTGCACCTGGTCTGTGGTCACCAGCTTTGCGTTCATCATCTCCTCCAGCATCGCCACAGCGGTTTACATGAGGCACCTCATCAAAATCAAACTTGCCAACAAGGACAAATGA